From a region of the Oscarella lobularis chromosome 7, ooOscLobu1.1, whole genome shotgun sequence genome:
- the LOC136189113 gene encoding L-gulonolactone oxidase-like has translation MSGFSCCSVLTAILAIALAIFVARKLYPRRAIPTENWEGRYTFTYDHLVRPSSLEEIVSTVKEVNERGGELKVVGAGHSWSDIASPRDVMMTLSSYTGIVKVNRKTKEITAKGGTLVSEINEELEKHGLGLSVIPSISSGTIAGTIATATHSTGINYGNIPSYVVELEIVSGTGIVYRANRHSNSEIFNASLVSLGMLGIITEITIQCESAYNLHEVVTLEKAEDVVDRVFDVIKSADHVKLWFEINSGMVQVYRMNRTQESCRNQVIHWVETIRVWILEISAFFMSRFPRVNTVLSPLMVASGRFLPIRDQINYPPYVFNIPFDLPRHPESEYSVPIEQTKDKLIEFMKIAKHYMTKMAFNLAIEIRFVKADHIWMSSAQGRDSAFFTCLTYNPVDEMFMKFIEEVRQLLDGRPHWGKLMLTDTEKHLKPKYPNWDDFLRVRNQMDPKRIFRNEYLERVFPSIYASTAKEL, from the exons ATGTCAGGCTTCTCCTGCTGCTCCGTTTTGACGGCGATTCTGGCTATCGCATTGGCCATCTTTGTTGCAAGAAAGCTCTATCCTAGACGAGCAATTCCGACTGAGAATTGGG agGGAAGGTATACGTTCACGTACGATCATCTCGTACGTCCGTCGTCACTCGAAGAGATCGTCTCAACAGTGAAAGAGGTAAACgagagaggaggagagcTAAAAGTCGTCGGAGCCGGTCACTCGTGGTCGGACATAGCCAGtcctcgtgacgtcatgatgACGTTGAGTAGCTACACGGGAATAGTGAAGGTGAataggaaaacgaaagaaattaCGGCGAAAGGAGGCACTCTCGTATCGGAGATAAACGAAGAGTTAGAAAAACACGGATTAGGGTTATCTGTCATACCATCAATTTCAAGTGGAACCATAGCCGGTACCATAGCAACGGCAACGCATTCGACGGGAATCAACTACGGCAACATTCCTTCATACGTCGTAGAACTCGAAATCGTTTCCGGAACAGGAATT gTCTATCGTGCCAATCGTCATTCGAATAGTGAAATTTTTAACGCTTCTCTTGTCAGTCTTGGAATGTTAGGCATTATCACTGAGATAACCATTCAATGTGAATCGGCCTATAATCTTCACGAAGTCGTTACCCTCGAAAAAgcagaagacgtcgtcgatcgagtttttgacgtcatcaaaagcgCCGATCACGTCAAATTGTGGTTTGAAATCAACTCGGGAATGGTGCAGGTCTATCGAATGAATCGAACGCAAGAGAGTTGTCGAAATCAAGTCATACACTGGGTTGAAACAATTCGT GTTTGGATACTCGAGATCAGTGCTTTCTTCATGTCCAGATTTCCACGAGTCAATACTGTACTTAGTCCCCTTATGGTTGCTAGCGGACGATTCCTGCCGATTCGTGATCAAATTAATTATCCTCCGTACGTTTTTAATATTCCCTTCGATCTGCCCCGACATCCCGAAAGCGAATATTCCGTTCCAATTGAACAGACGAAAGATAAACTGATTGAATTTATGAAAATAGCCAAACACTACATGACAAAAATGGCATTCAATTTAGCAATTGAA ATTCGTTTTGTGAAGGCTGATCATATATGGATGAGTTCGGCCCAAGGAAGAGACTCCGCCTTTTTCACGTGTCTCACCTACAatcccgtcgacgaaatgttCATGAAATTTATTGAGGAAGTGAGACAGCTTCTCGACGGACGACCTCATTGGGGAAAGTTGATGCTAACCGACACAGAAAAACATCTCAAACCGAAATATCCCAACTGGGATgattttcttcgcgttcgcAATCAAATGGACCCTAAGCGCATATTTCGAAATGAGTACTTAGAGCGAGTTTTTCCCTCTATTTACGCTTCCACCGCCAAAGAGTTGTAG
- the LOC136188790 gene encoding WD repeat-containing protein 11-like, giving the protein MALRIPSRCFPGPLHVGNKSSHWAWQGLLAYPCHNVVIVVEPTSAQVVQTLEHDKCVVTKVEWAREYFHHSLADPYSLSLASADTSGKIVIWNARDATVKAECFESSKPIVDMKWLANEGATRDLLAVLHPTSTLVIWNADTGAKVWKKTFSEPLLGFSLDPFNNTDLAILSHDCLFFLDDFSGMKPPSKAPKKFYVSGGGGSKKATSALRKVRQQLVGEPKKSSDVNSISLSDCLQMMHSPSCRHHLFLVYPREILILDLQIHQTVGSITMERNGSSFQQIVAARQRDLLYCLHENGCISVRTRRRHPPASRSQLSSSPPQSTQSQTNFDVIYDLRCQSDPLRLSKQNRAVQMSLDPIFERTLSLLLIDGRLLFWHLLSSKRPYSSPTQPSSLSSTSSSLSTPLPPVFGGSVSSFADQMLQSPLPPTSTSQNWIPPLLPNNCGSSSTAQFGLSDLFSSLSLPCDRTEGESVQVILKMVMGGLLESCCSPPLCLKMCPPLTTKNWNVYKPHLAAGTSTGVVQIFDLHSSSLYKEFTIHTCSIRGIEWLDLSTFLTYAFVGSSLGKNEVKMTRVSTGQVSVLRDCKEEEAPIESIQVSHLKQYFLILIKDKPVELWDVSSLNVLREIRVEGRVTAMTWSPAHGHQRRVAAGSASSSKDAKIPSKEHFVLVDSIGFLCHYVADGSGSCREASKVAVEGGLSTVTALAWKNDNLVLGDVDGQLGFWQLKGKMARTISTYRSTVKKIKFAPGKGNLMIFVLYANGNLDVIDPDSGQALSSVKPSREGFNVQDVEWAASDKPVMACSNGCLIVSHYSREKLSDLTPIVSLQQSSSGGGGGDEYFNPRILLPKANFFLKTLLQHQSWNSHYELDLTKMFGDEETMDVIPRTAYHHIQSLDSSIKEFLMNPRFGTAERCLLIAKLFGDEFEAYFWEVALFYLLHEKIKRNDPNYKSYLDAELVNPSSDIFRPERGSNESGSGDGGGDKSTIDEEATTAKEKENVELIAAQIKKEGIPVLDTCYDLLLPRRDLQRLELHRLALHDTKRVTYEHTQKCAEKMIYLKQTDRAVQLLLETASENEQHYYTDALRACLVATIRSSGVSQSTIKLVATNLIANGKLSEGVQLLTLIDKGLDASRYLQTYGEWNEAAFLAKSTLNERECAEVFSRWADHLASPSINQKASALLLFLSLGLFSRVLEMLYSMRWFDMAALFAEVCLDLKVVDETAPETTALIEAIFLEYARFQLTVDNKAAAKYYSLKAGINGSQLMKTVSSEIN; this is encoded by the exons ATGGCTCTTCGCATTCCTTCGCGCTGTTTTCCTGGCCCACTGCACGTTGGCAACAAGTCGTCGCATTG GGCGTGGCAAGGACTTTTAGCCTATCCTTGCCAtaacgtcgtcattgtcgtcgaacCGACGAGCGCACAG GTCGTCCAAACGCTCGAACACGACAAATGCGTCGTAACAAAAGTGGAATGGGCTCGCGAATATTTTCATCATTCCCTCGCCGATCCTTATTCGCTGAGCCTCGCATCGGCCGACACATCGGGAAAAATTGTCATTTGGAATGCGAGAGATGCAACTGTCAAAGCAGAATGCTTCGAATCATCCAAACCCATAGTCGATATGAAATGGCTCGCAAACGAG GGTGCAACTCGAGATTTACTTGCCGTTCTACATCCGACATCGACTCTAGTTATCTGGAATGCCGATACAGGAGCGAAAGTGTGGAAGAAAACCTTTTCCGAGCCTCTTCTTGGATTCTCGCTCGATCCATTCAATAATACAGACTTAGCGA tTTTGTCTCACGATtgcctcttttttcttgacgacTTCTCGGGAATGAAACCCCCATCAAAAGCTCCTAAGAAATTTTACGTAAGTGGCGGGGGCGGAAGtaaaaaagcgacgtcagcTCTGAGAAAAGTGCGACAACAGTTGGTTGGAGAGCCAAAAAA ATCATCGGACGTCAATTCAATTTCGTTATCGGATTGCCTCCAAATGATGCACAGTCCTTCGTGTCGTCatcatctctttctcgtctatCCGCGAGAAATCCTCATTCTCGATCTTCAAATTCATCAAACAGTCGGCTCGATAACAATGGAACGAAACGGTTCGTCATTCCAACAGATTGTCGCCGCGCGTCAACGCGATCTTCTCTATTGTCTCCACGAAAACGGATGCATTAGCGttcgaactcgtcgtcgtcatcctcCCGCTTCTCGATCTCAactctcttcgtcgccacCACAATCGACACAATCTCAaacaaattttgacgtcatctacgATTTGCGATGTCAATCGGATCCGTTGCGATTGAGCAAACAAAATCGCGCCGTTCAAATGAGTCTCGATCCCATTTTCGAACGCACATTATCACTTCTTCTCATTGACGGACGTCTTCTATTCTGGCATCTTCTCTCGTCAAAACGTCCTTATTCGTCTCCAACACAACCGTCGTCtttatcgtcgacgtcttcttcccTTTCCACTCCTCTTCCCCCCGTTTTTGGCGGTTCTGTGTCTTCTTTCGCCGACCAAATGCTACAATCGCCGCTTCCaccaacgtcgacgtcacagaATTGgattcctcctcttcttcccaATAATTGCGGCTCGTCCTCAACAGCACAATTTGGCCTTTCCGATCTCTTTAGCTCTCTTTCGCTTCCCTGCGATCGAACAGAAG GAGAATCAGTTCAAGtcattttaaaaatggtcATGGGGGGTTTGCTTGAGAGCTGTTGCTCACCTCCTCTCTGTCTTAAAATGTGTCCTCCTCTCACGACGAAAAATTGGAATGTTTACAAGCCGCATCTTGCAGCCG GCACGTCAACAGGCGTTGTACAAATTTTCGATTTACATTCGAGTAGCTTATACAAGGAATTTACCATTCACACTTGCTCTATTAG aGGAATAGAATGGCTTGATTTGAGCACTTTTCTTACCTATGCCTTTGTTGGGTCTTCGTTGGGAAAAAACGAAGTGAAAATGACTCGCGTGTCGACAGG TCAAGTTAGTGTCCTTCGCGACtgcaaggaagaagaagctccTATTGAATCTATTCAAGTTTCACACCTAAA GcaatattttttgattttaatcAAAGATAAACCCGTTGAATTGTGGGATGTTTCGAGCCTGAATGTTCTAAGGGAAATTCGAGTGGAAGGTCGAGTGACAGCAATG ACGTGGTCTCCTGCACATGGTCACCAAAGGAGAGTAGCGGCTGGATCAGCAAGCAGTAGCAAGGATGCCAAA ATTCCATCGAAAGAACACTTTGTCTTGGTCGATTCGATTGGTTTCTTGTGTCACTATGTAGCTGATGGCAGTGGATCGTGTCGCGAGGCGTCAAAAGTTGCCGTTGAA GGCGGATTGTCGACGGTCACGGCTTTGGCGTGGAAAAACGACAATCTCGTTTTGGGAGACGTAGACGGTCAACTCGGTTTTTGGCAGCTCAAAGGAAAAATGGCGAG AACAATTTCCACGTATCGAAGTACGGTCAAGAAAATCAAGTTTGCTCCCGGAAAAGGAAATCTGATGATATTTGTGCTGTATGCAAACGGAAatctcgacgtcattgatcCCGATTCG GGGCAGGCGTTGAGTTCGGTGAAGCCGAGTCGAGAAGGATTCAACGTGCAAGACGTCGAATGGGCCGCCTCTGATAAACCGGTTATGGCTTGCAGTAACGGCTGTCTCATTGTCAGTCATTATTCGCGTGAAAAATTGTCAGACCTTACGCCTATTGTTTCTCTACAACAATCGTCGTccggcggaggaggcggcg ACGAATATTTCAATCCTCGCATTTTGCTGCCAAAAGcgaatttctttctgaaaACGCTATTGCAACATCAATCGTGGAATAGTCACTACGAACTGGACTTGACCAAAAT GtttggcgacgaagaaacgatggACGTCATTCCTCGAACCGCTTATCATCACATTCAGTCATTGGACAG TTCTATTAAAGAATTCTTGATGAATCCTCGCTTTGGAACAGCGGAACGTTGTTTGCTGATAGCCAA GCTTTTTGGTGACGAATTTGAAGCCTATTTTTGGGAAGTAGCACTCTTCTATTTACTgcacgaaaaaatcaaacgaaaCGATCCAAACTATAAG TCTTATTTGGACGCCGAGCTTGTGAATCCATCAAGTGACATATTTCGACCAGAAAGAGGAAGTAACGAAAGCGgtagcggcgacggcggcggagacaaatcgacgatcgacgaagaggcgacaacggcaaaagaaaaagaaaacgtcgagcTGATAGCTGCCCAAATAAAAAAGGAAGGAATTCCTGTATTGGATACGTGTTATGATTTGCTGTTGCCTCGAAGAGATTTGCAG CGCTTGGAACTTCATCGTCTCGCTCTTCACGATACGAAGAGAGTGACGTACGAACACACACAAAAGTGCGCCGAAAAGATGATTTATCTCAAACAG aCCGATCGCGCTGTTCAACTGCTCTTGGAAACAGCATCGGAAAACGAACAACATTACTACACAGATGCTCTTCG GGCTTGTCTCGTCGCTACCATTCGTTCGTCTGGTGTGTCGCAGAGTACAATTAAATTGGTGGCAACCAATTTAATTGCAAATGGAAAGTTGAGCGAAGGCGTTCAGCTTTTGACGTTGATCGACAAAGGTCTCGACGCATCGCGATATTTGCAAACGTATGGAGAATGGAATGAAGCGGCGTTCTTAGCTAAA tcGACTCTAAACGAGAGAGAATGCGCCGAAGTCTTCTCGCGATGGGCCGATCATTTGGCTTCACCTTCAATCAATCAAAAG GCGAGTGCACTGCTACTTTTTCTGTCTCTGGGCCTTTTCTCGAGAGTGCTTGAAATGCTCTACAG CATGCGTTGGTTTGATATGGCTGCACTCTTTGCTGAAGTCTGCCTTGACTTAAAAGTAGTCGATGAGACAGCGCCGGAGACAA CTGCGCTAATCGAAGCCATATTTCTTGAATATGCTCGATTTCAGTTGACTGTCGACAACAAAGCAGCTGCTAAATATTACAGTCTCAAAGCGGGAATCAACGGTAGTCAACTAATGAAAACAGTGTCTTCTGAAATAAACTAA
- the LOC136188863 gene encoding cholesterol transporter ABCA5-like: MGTWQQCVYLLKRNYWIKIRNKKQSIQELLFPIYMIAILAMVRALVKTDPLESISPFPCQAIAHNFTPNVIGVSPPVYVPFVDDALRKAGLEAPPLKNASDGQVLEMMHRNKLVQIGIEFDNMTSYTLRFSSDLITTTNKLEALPTDCRSRGTSLTNYSIYQVRTQCPAFSYVTSGFTALQTALDLAIIHNSSNLTTIKTINGQSCMFPKVVHNPSVQYLQSLISIYLVMAFSPLVNFLLVNLVTEKEKKIKVGMKMMGLSDGAFWISWFITYGIIMLGTVIIVSIVSVFALFPNSNFFIIFIMFLAYGLSVISFSFMLTPFFNKATAAGGLGSLATILFSILVLLAIYTSISAPVKWILSLLCPTAFGFGISELVVLDSYFGGADFSNFVSSSHTSFPIGASFLMLIIDIILYWILAFYFDNIVPGEFGQAKPFYFFLLPSYWKSATTTTTTGDNMSPNGNDIPLSVRHDDDDEEEEDVPVEKVSRELESKAAIKINSLVKRYVKRRGKSVTAVNGLNLTLYEGQITALLGHNGAGKSTLIACLTGLTPCSSGGAKVYDLDVTNSNHVDQIRKTTGICPQHDILFDFLTSREHLVVFAGIKGVPKEQIDEEVDKALAEVDLTKHKNTVATKMSGGQKRKLSVAMALIGNPKILFLDEPTSGMDPYSRRQLWSLLQNKRKGKVILLTTHFMDEADILADRKAVLSKGRLQCAGSSLFLKSRFGVGYHLGMVTKEDFDLDAITTVVKENVENAKLTRSHGQEVSYTLPLEDVSSFPRLFASLDSHSSDLGIQSYGVSMTTLEEVFLQLEEQEEVADKEEENDISEGLVDESELAAKPPPMNEDDVMLASKAVATDWDLSWQQFKAVLWIRFLMMIRNPSTIIVRILFPPILVIVAIVLTQSLSTNLGQPEKLSLDPSIYLRSNQPTSDLNCALNDALTKSALLLNNESTTFTQLLRNLRQSTDTCLVNFTSETIDQYLLETPFQALVLRLLSSNANNVVPSNFFAYYNDTLIHSLPIGINLLTNAIYKSLINVGGEISINNFPFPSSNPDVPFDTSSYVVVLILGISFLLIPATFATDVVFDREVRAHHQMRVSGLRRHIYWLATLSAHLIVYLIPVLLMLILIPALKAKAFEAPPALGIAALTLFLALPVESLFVYIGSFLFKKMETVQSVLPGLLSTVGLVPYIIVAILYNSSPDVVIALHYVFMVLIPPYAVLGPLYFISVVYLNNQLRPDSTDLSASTYFSFSSHISPAILILIFHIFFLSYALYWLDKRSIGDQGYCSCCTNGQPEDVESRLLDDAAHNLGDDDVKSEEDFVKENVKSASKVPIMIRGLRKEFVKGGNTAACQCCASKKDKKNEKVKVAVKNLFFKVEKGEIFGLLGPNGAGKTTSLNVFTGDLTPTHGGAYLNGQELGNDLGKAALSLGYCPQLDALWPMFTLREHLTFYALIKGMESSDVDEMIQKFCKTMKITEHIDKRAKALSGGTKRKLSFLISMVGDPSILLMDEPSTGMDPSSKRFLWNIINAVVTGRKAAVMTTHSMEEADALCSRVGIMVAGSLRCVGSTQHLKDKYGRGYQLEIKISADQSHQPLADNESSSCTADKKNPPDRPFQRQASTIAKEVGLEHGSESLGAVMDHVKKLFPGAVQIECFGDRATYSVPREAVSSLAEAFSQLEKMKVGFGVEEYSFSQSTLEQVFISFAKQQFEEEGED, from the exons atgggCACCTGGCAGCAATGCGTCTATCTTCTCAAGCGCAACTACTGGATAAAGATtcgaaacaaaaaacaaagcaTTCAGGAGCTCCTTTTTCCCATCTACATGATCGCAATTCTTGCAATGGTTCGAGCATTGGTCAAAACCGATCCCTTAGAGTCGATTTCACCGTTTCCTTGTCAAGCGATCGCTCACAATTTCACTCCAAACGTGATTGGAGTGAGTCCGCCCGTTTACGttcctttcgtcgacgacgctcttcgAAAAGCGGGACTCGAAGCTCCGCCTTTGAAGAATGCAAGCGATGGGCAAGTGTTAGAAATGATGCATCGAAACAAGCTAGTTCAAATCGGAATCGAATTCGacaatatgacgtcatatacgCTGAGATTTTCGAGCGACTTGATTACGACTACAAACAAATTAGAAGCACTTCCTACCGATTGTCGTTCAAGGGGAACATCCTTGACCAATTATTCTATTTATCAAGTTCGCACCCAATGTCCCGCCTTCTCCTACGTTACATCCGGCTTCACTGCTCTTCAAACGGCACTCGATTTGGCCATTATTCACAATTCTtcaaatttgacgacgataaaAACCATAAATGGGCAATCGTGTATGTTCCCCAAAGTCGTTCACAATCCGTCCGTTCAGTATCTTCAAAGTCTTATATCAATTTATCTCGTCATGGCCTTTTCACCTCTCGTCAATTTTCTCCTCGTTAATTTAGTgacggagaaggagaagaagattaAAGTGGGCATGAAAATGATGGGTTTATCCGACGGCGCTTTTTGGATTTCGTGGTTTATCACTTATGGAATTATAATGCTTGGCACCGTCATCATTGTTTCCATCGTATCCGTCTTCGCTCTCTTTCCCAATTCCAACTttttcatcattttcatCATGTTTCTCGCCTACGGTTTATCTGTCATCAGTTTTTCCTTTATGCTCACGCCTTTTTTCAACAAAGCAACGGCAGCTGGAGGACTGGGATCCTTAGCCACTATCCTTTTCAGCattctcgttcttctcgctaTTTATACGAGCATATCAGCGCCGGTCAAGTGGATTCTCTCCCTTCTCTGTCCCACCGCTTTTGGCTTTGGTATCAGTGAACTCGTTGTTCTCGATTCTTATTTTGGCGGCGCAGATTTTAGCAATTTTGTCTCGAGTTCTCACACGTCTTTTCCCATTGGTGCTTCTTTTCTCATGCTCATCATTGACATCATTCTCTACTGGATTCTCGCTTTCTATTTTGATAACATTGTACCAGGTGAATTTGGCCAAGCAAAACCCTTCTACTTTTTCCTATTGCCCAGCTATTGGAAAtccgccaccaccaccaccaccaccggAGATAATATGTCGCCAAATGGCAATGACATTCCACTTTCAGTGCgtcatgatgatgatgatgaggaggaggaggatgtTCCTGTTGAGAAAGTTTCACGAGAATTAGAATCAAAAGCGGCCATCAA aattaattcaCTAGTGAAACGGTACGTGAAGAGAAGAGGTAAAAGTGTTACCGCCGTCAATGGGCTCAATCTGACTCTTTACGAGGGACAAATAACGGCATTGCTCGGTCATAATGGCgccggaaaatcgacgcttATTGCCTGTCTAACCGGTTTGACTCCTTGCTCGAGTGGTGGAGCTAAAGTCTACGATTTGGATGTTACAAATAGCAATCATGTTGACCAGATCAGAAAAACGACAG GAATTTGCCCTCAACATGACATCTTATTTGACTTTCTCACAAGCCGCGAACACCTTGTCGTCTTTGCCGGAATCAAGGGTGTTCCTAAAGAGCAAATTGACGAGGAAGTGGACAAGGCGTTGGCCGAAGTCGATCTTACAAAACACAAGAATACGGTGGCGACGAAAATGAGCGGTGGACAAAAGCGAAAGTTGTCCGTTGCAATGGCACTCATAGGAAATCCAAAG ATACTCTTTCTTGATGAGCCGACGAGTGGAATGGATCCCTATTCGCGTCGACAATTGTGGTCTCTTCTTCAGAATAAACGTAAAGGAAAAGTCATACTACTCACTACTCACTTTATGGATGAGGCTGACATTCTAGCTG atCGTAAAGCCGTTTTGAGCAAAGGAAGATTGCAATGTGCCGGTTCGTCGTTGTTTTTGAAATCGCGTTTCGGAGTCGGCTATCATCTGGG aaTGGTGACGAAAGAAGATTTTGATTTGGATGCTATCACAACGGTGGTCAAAGAAAATGTGGAAAACGCCAAGCTCACTCGTTCTCATGGCCAAGAAGTTTCCTATACACTTCCGTTAGAAGACGTCTCATCCTTTCCAA GACTCTTTGCTTCTCTCGATTCTCACTCGTCAGATTTAGGCATTCAAAGCTACGGGGTCTCCATGACGACGCTTGAAGAGGTATTTTTACAGTTGGAAGAGCAGGAAGAAGTCGCCGataaagaagaggagaatgACATATCTGAAGGACTTGTAGACGAATCAGAATTGGCTGCAAAACCCCCTCCAatgaacgaagacgacgtcatgtTGGCGAGCAAAGCCGTGGCCACGGATTGGGATTTGAGTTGGCAGCAATTCAAAGCGGTCCTTTGGATTCGTTTCCTTATGATGATCCGAAATCCGTCGACGATCATCGTACGAATTCTCTTTCCTCCCATCTTGGTCATTGTCGCGATCGTTCTCACTCAAAGTCTTTCAACCAATCTCGGACAACCCGAAAAACTTTCTCTCGATCCGTCAATTTATTTGCGCTCAAATCAACCGACTTCTGACTTGAATTGTGCCCTGAATGATGCTCTTACAAAATCCGCTCTCTTACTCAACAACGAATCAACTACGTTTACCCAACTGCTACGAAATCTTCGCCAATCAACCGACACATGTCTGGTCAATTTCACGAGCGAAACTATTGATCAATATCTTCTCGAAACACCCTTTCAAGCGTTGGTACTTCGACTACTCTCAAGCAATGCGAACAACGTCGTTCCGAGCAATTTTTTCGCCTACTACAATGACACTCTCATTCACTCGCTTCCAATCGGAATCAACCTTCTCACCAATGCCATCTATAAAAGTCTAAtcaacgtcggcggcgaaataTCAATAAAcaattttccttttccgtcGAGCAACCCTGACGTTCCATTTGACACGAGCTcctacgtcgtcgttctcattCTCGGCATATCCTTTCTTTTGATTCCTGCCACTTTCGCcaccgacgtcgtcttcgatcgCGAG GTGCGAGCACATCATCAGATGCGCGTTTCTGGCCTTCGACGTCACATCTATTGGCTCGCAACATTGTCAGCTCATCTTATCGTCTATCTTATACCCGTTCTTCTCATGCTTATTCTTATTCCGGCGCTCAAAGCGAAAGCATTTGAAGCGCCTCCTGCTCTCGGTATCGCCGCTCTCACTCTATTTCTCGCGCTTCCTGTCGAATCTCTTTTCGTCTACATCGgctcgtttctcttcaagaaaATGGAGACGGTACAAAGCGTTTTACCCGGTCTTCTCTCGACAGTTGGTCTCGTTCCCTACATCATTGTTGCCATTCTCTATAACAGTTCGCCCGACGTTGTCATCGCTCTCCACTACGTCTTTATGGTTCTCATTCCGCCTTACGCTGTTCTCGGACCACTTTACTTCATCTCAGTT gtCTATCTAAACAATCAATTGAGACCTGATAGTACAGATTTATCTGCCTCTACCtacttctccttttcgtctcACATTTCTCCTGCTATTCTTATT CTCATCTTTCacatcttttttctctcttatgCTCTCTACTGGCTTGATAAGCGTAGTATTGGCGATCAAGGCTATTGTTCATG CTGTACGAATGGACAACCGGAAGATGTCGAGtctcgtcttctcgacgacgctgccCACAATCttggcgacgatgacgtcaaaagtgaAGAAGACTTTGTTAAAGAAAATGTCAAATCAGCGAGCAAAGTTCCTATCATGATTCGCGGATTACGAAAAGAGTTTGTCAAGGGAGGTAACACCGCCGCGTGTCAGTGTTGTGCATcgaaaaaagacaagaaaaacgagaaagtaAAAGTGGCAGTCAAaaatctcttcttcaaagTCGAAAAAGGAGAGATTTTCGGCTTGCTTGGGCCAAACGGGgccggaaaaacgacgtcactcAACGTCTTTACTGGCGATTTGACGCCAACGCATGGAGGA GCTTATTTGAATGGGCAAGAGCTTGGGAACGATTTGGGAAAAGCTGCTCTATCACTTGGCTACTGTCCGCAGCTCGATGCCTTATGGCCTATGTTTACGCTAAGGGAACACCTCACATTCTATGCATTGATAAAGGGAATGGAGagcagcgacgtcgacgaaatgataCAGAA ATTCTGCAAAACAATGAAAATTACGGAACATATTGACAAACGAGCAAAGGCCTTGTCCGGAGGAACAAAGAGAAAG CTGAGTTTCTTGATAAGCATGGTTGGTGATCCAAGCATTCTTCTCATGGACGAACCGTCGACAGGAATGGATCCTTCATCAAAACGTTTCCTATG GAACATTATCAACGCAGTTGTGACGGGGAGAAAAGCGGCTGTTATGACAACGCATTCGATGGAAGAAGCCGACGCTCTGTGCTCACGTGTTGGCATTATGGTAGCCGGATCTCTAAG ATGCGTTGGATCGACACAGCATCTGAAAGACAAATACGGAAGAGGATACCAATTGGAAATCAAAATATCGGCGGATCAAAGCCACCAACCTCTTGCCGATAACGAGTCGTCATCTTGCACAGCAGATAAAAAGAATCCCCCTGATCGTCCGTTTCAACGTCAAGCGTCGACAATTGCAAAGGAAGTTGGATTGGAGCACGGATCCGAATCTTTGGGCGCAGTCATGGATCACGTGAAGAAACTGTTCCCAGGCGCTGTTCAGATTGAATGCTTTGGAGATAGAGCGACGTACAGTGTTCCACGTGAAGCCGTCTCATCTTTGGCCGAAGCATTTTCTCAATTGGAAAAAA TGAAAGTGGGATTTGGTGTCGAAGAATACAGTTTTAGTCAGTCGACACTGGAacag GTTTTCATCAGCTTTGCCAAACAGCaattcgaagaagaaggagaagactgA